The genomic window TGCTCGGGCTGCCGATCATGGTGGTGGTCTTCCTGGCCACCCTCGGCATCAGAGCAATCCCGCTGCGGGACACCGTGCACACTGGGGAAGAGGCCCAGCGGGAGTACCTCGACACCATGGCGCACGGGGCGCCGGCGGAGAGCTATGTGCCCGGGTTGCGGCACGAGGACGTCGGAGCCCGCACGCGCGAGCGGGTGCTCGGGATCCAGCTCGCGCTGCTGTCGCGGCAGGCCGGTCAGCAGGACCGCCCCTTCCTGACCCGGGCCGTCGCCGAGCTCGGTGAGGGTGACCTCGAGCGCGGGCGCCAGATGCTGCACCGCGCGGCGCTGATGCTCACCAGCGACGACGAGAAAGAGGCCGCCGCGGCCGAACGGTTTGCGGTCGAGCTCGGTCGCCGGGCCACCGCCTCGGGCGGGTTGCTCAGCGATCGGCTGCGCCAGGATCTGGCGGTGAGCGCGGCTGAACGCAGCCGCGACGAGGTGCTCTCGACCATTGAGCCGACGGTCGCCGAACGGCACACGGCCGTCGACCTGACCCAGGTGCGTCAGGCGGCCAGTGAACTGTCAGCCGCCCTGCTCGTGGATCTCGCTCCCGAGGCCGACGACTAACGCCCGGCTCAGCCCAGCTCTGGGAACCAGATCGCGATCTCGCGGGCGGAAGACTCCGGGGAGTCAGAACCGTGCACGATGTTCTGCTGGACCTTCAGGCCCCAGTCGCGCCCGAGGTCCCCGCGGATCGTTCCCGGGAGGGCCGCTGTCGGGTCGGTGGCACCCGCGAGCGCGCGGAAACCGGCGATGCAGCCGTGTCCCTCGATCACGACCGCGGTGACCGGGCCGGAGGACATGAACTCGACCAGCGGCTCATAGAAGGGCTTGCCCTCGTGCTCGGCGTAGTGGGTCGCCAGCTGCTCCGCGGTGGGCGTGGTGACCGCGAGCGCGACCAGGGTGTAGCCCTTGGCCTCGATGCGGCGCAGCACCTCCCCGCTGAGACCCCGACGATAGCCGTCGGGCTTGACCAGGACCAGGGATCGCTCGATCTGCTCATTCACGGCGCCCACCCTACCTATCGCCAACCCCCTGTCGTTCATCCTGGCCGAGCACGGCAGGCGGTCCGGCGCGCACGGCATACAGCCCGAGCTTCTTCACCCGCAGGGTGTTCGCGATCTTTGGTGGCTCGCTCAAGGGCGACCACTACGCCCCAGTCGCGCGCAGCTCGCTCCTCTTCCTCCCCGACGCCTCCGAGCGGGAGGCCCTCATCGGTGACGAGCGTTTCTTCGTCCCTGCCTATGTCGGCCCGTCGGGCTGGCTGGGGCTGAGCTTCCACCTCAACGGCGGCGTCGATGAGGTGGACTGGGTTGAGGTC from Ornithinimicrobium cryptoxanthini includes these protein-coding regions:
- the ndk gene encoding nucleoside-diphosphate kinase, translating into MNEQIERSLVLVKPDGYRRGLSGEVLRRIEAKGYTLVALAVTTPTAEQLATHYAEHEGKPFYEPLVEFMSSGPVTAVVIEGHGCIAGFRALAGATDPTAALPGTIRGDLGRDWGLKVQQNIVHGSDSPESSAREIAIWFPELG
- a CDS encoding MmcQ/YjbR family DNA-binding protein, translating into MFAIFGGSLKGDHYAPVARSSLLFLPDASEREALIGDERFFVPAYVGPSGWLGLSFHLNGGVDEVDWVEVAELVEMSYRLTAPVTLVRELDARTG